Sequence from the Alosa sapidissima isolate fAloSap1 chromosome 21, fAloSap1.pri, whole genome shotgun sequence genome:
atttatGCTCATTCAAAATGTTAAGTGCAGACTATTCTATTATGTGCCAAAAGTTTGACAACCTTGATCTATGAATAATGAGTGCCTAACTTCCAATTGGCTACATTTTTATTCAGCTGAAAGTTTAACCTAGGCCCTTTCGAGGCCCTTTTTGTCGAACTGAGTTCTTTAGTTAACATTTCTATTTTGGACTTTAGTAACTGCGTTTACAGATTCATCAGATTACAACATTATACTCATCGAATGAAATAAGCATCCAGGCCAGATTAATCTCTTGATAAGTGAACTGTCAAGTGACACTGGGATAATTCCTTCGGTTTctgtaaataataatacaaataataataataataatttaataataatattaataatctataataataataaattacaCCCTTTCTTGAGCTGTAAACCACCATTTAGCATCAGTAACTCATATTTTATGGGTTGGCGATGGAATGCAGGATGATGATAGGAACAATTCTATAAGATGATTAAATTTGTTAGGCTAGACTTAATCATATTCACAAATAATTCGATCAAATGAGTTGTGATGCAATAAGGATGTTTTTAAAGGAAGACTGAGCTATGACCATGACTTACTTCTAACAACTTTTTTCTTCCTGCctttttttgtgttgttgttgcagTTAACAAGACAGAAGCAGAATGTCTGATCAGACTGTTCAATGGTCTGATTGGAGACCAAACTGAAAGGCGAGTAGGAAATGGACTGGATCGAGGCAAATTCAGGAACGTACTCCACAAAACATTTGGCATGACTGACGACATGATCATggacagaggtaggctacatattaGAATGACCGAATTAACACCAAAATCGGATCAGTTAGTCAAGGCCAGATAAGCCTATAGCTAATTTGAAATAGGCTGCGTGCAATTATGTGCTAAAAATGAGCAAAGACAACCAGATGTGCTCTTTCTCCAAATCTATCCAGTCTTTGATAGTATTCATGGATTTTCAAAGATTTATGCTTGactttcaataaatgtgtaGACTATGAATTGTACTGTATTGAATTAATAAAGCCTCCTTTTCTTTGAATAGTCTTCCGAGCATTTGACAAGGACAATGACAGTTACGTCAGTGTCAAAGAATGGATTGAGGGATTGTCCGTCTTTCTACGTGGCACCCTGGATGAAAAAATTAAATGTAAGTTCAAATGGCTTTGACATGTTTCAGCAACCAAGTAACTATCATTAGCATTGACAAGTTTCAGCACAAGTGATCACCATTTCACTGCATACTATTTTCACACACTGCATATATTTTCTGTTAAATTCTTAGATTGCTTTGATGTTTATGATCTCAATGGTGATGGATACATTTCACGAGAGGAGATGTTTCACATGCTTAAAAACAGCTTAATTAGACAACCAACAGAGGAAGACCCTGATGAAGGAATCAAGGACCTAGTCGAGATCACTGTCAAGAAAATGGCAAGTCAAATGCATACTAAACTAAATCTTCTGTCAAATAACCAAAATTGATAAAGTGTCATAAACGCTTAAGTCTTTGAgccctaatttgaatgatgggTTAAAAAGTCTAAAGCCTAACTAAAGCAAATTTGATAACAAAGCAAAATCAATTTCTATAATTTAAAGGCATGGGCCAACTGCATTAAGGAGTCAGCTCAGTGGTCCCACCTGCCACATGATAGCTATATGTCATGTGCAAGGACTTTGCTTGTTGACTTTGCCCAACATTTAAATGAGGGCCCTTTATGTGGCAAAAATGTGTCGCTAAATGAAACTTTCACCTATAGGACCGTGACCATGACGGCAGACTGTCCTTTGCAGACTTTGACAAGGCAGTGAGAGAGGAAAACTTACTCTTAGAAGCTTTTGGAACATGTCTCCCAGATGCAAAGGTAATCTTATTCAGACTCATGAATGCATTTACTATAAAGCTTTAATGCCtgtaaataactaaataaataaatgcttttttcccttttttatgcAGAGTATACAGGCATTTGAGCAGCATGCATTCCAGGAACCTCTTGAACACTGACAACATATTTTTGGATCTGAAATTGATGTACTGAATGTCATGGCAATTATACAAGCACACAATTAAAGTGATTTATTTTTCAACACGTTTATTTTATTACAACAACATTAAACTTTGCTGGATTCCAGCAGAAATAGAGAGGAATGGTGTGGTTAAATTCTTCGCCTTGGCTTAGCAGTAACTGCCTTTTTCTCTGGTGGCTTTAGTTCTGGAACTGAGGCAATCTGAAACAGAAGGAAATACATTTGCCATCACTAAAGTGGCTATGCCTCCAGATGTGAGAAAACAAAATGTCTCCCTTATTTGACCAATTTGTTATTTGGTTGCACAAACCTGCATAAGTCAGAATAGAGTGATTATCATTGCTCTGCGAATCGGAATCTTCTGGTTGGATACATACATTACTATACTACCAAATAATTGGGCAACAAAACAGGATTCATTTTTTGTAGACAGTGACTATGCATGGTATAATGAAGAGGTCTATTAATGATCGACAGTAATAACAGCTCATAGGACGCAGCAATGAATCTTGTCTTCACCACCTTGCAGCTATATAATAACTGTACTCTCACATGAAGTTGGTCAACCACACATTTTGCAATTTCAGTTTAACAAACTATAAACCTACTTTCAATCATATATATTATCAACATTATATTGCATGTCTCTAATATAGCAATGCAATTCTCTTACCGTCGACATTGTGGTCCTTATTATGTTGGCTGTAATGTTTAAAGAAGCATCTTGTAAGTCTGTCTTTGGCATTTCCGGTAACTGGGGTCCGATAATACGTCCACCTTCATCACTGATACCCATTAATGACTGACTGATTGTCATCTCTGCTTTGCGTTTCCTACTGTCTAAGTGAGTAGGTCTTGGTAAAAATCGTACATGTGAAGATGCTTTCTTGATCGGTCTGCTGTTTGTCTCCCGTTCTCGTTGAGCCACATGGAGTTTAGGGTCTTTGCTGGGATCAATGTAGTGGTGCAAGGAGCCCATTTTGTCCTCTGTGGGTAACTCCCTCCCCTGCTGCAATTGACCAGAATATGGCGGGTAGCACAGGAGCTTCTCTTGAGGGGGCAAAGGAAGCAAAGGAAATCCTTGGTAATGGTCTCTGTAGCTTGAACTCCTCTCCTTTGGAACATTCTGTGATACCGGCTCTTCACATGTCTCCTGTGAATCGGTCCTTCCTGGTGTAGCAAGTGGCCTGCTCTCTTCACTTTTTGGCTCACGTTCCTTTTCTgcaaagagagaacagagactTAATAGTGACATTTAAGGTATCAGAGATGTCTGTGTACTTAGAAGGATGCAACGCAAACTGTCTGTGTTACCTTTGCTTTGAGCCACTCTGTTCACGTATCTCCTTCTGTCCTGTAATTTCTGCCTGGTATCCTCCACAGTCTCATACTCAGGAGCGTAACACACGTGCAGTAACCCTCCATAAAAGCTCTTCTCATCAGTGTTTCGTTTAGCTGCCCTGAGAGAGAAACAACTGACGTGATTACAAAACTGCATGGCTTGGAGTACTGCACAAATACGGCATGGCTTGGAGCTGCACAAAAGTTTTCGAAAGTCCCGCTCACCTCGCACTTGTGAGCTTTTGAAATTTGAAGAGAAACACTTCAGTGAACTCTTCGGCAGGATATTCGTCAAGCACACGATACTCTTCTATAGCTCCATACAGCGCGAGGAGCTGCACCAACTCTGTCATCACACCAATCGCTGGCACCCCTTGCACCAGTAAGTGGCGGGATTCAAGATTGATAGTGTATACCTAGATAAAGAGACAAATATGAACGGTTTCAATAATAGACGTTCGAACGTTTGTCAATATTAGCAAGGCAGCTAGCCAGCTTACACTGTATCTCTCTGCTCGCTTTATTTTCAAACAAGCTGCTTAGCTTTCTGTGGTGATATATATACACTCACCTTCACAGCCTTCGgtctccttccatctctgtaCTTTGGTCGTGTGTGACAAACAGATTGTTGTTCATGGTGTTTATACACTTTCGGACCGTCCCAAACTGAAACCTGCTTGGAGGAGGTCGCCATGTTttctcaacaacaacaatacccATAGACCGGAATAGTGTGAACTAATCAAACAAGATGTGCGCGATTTTTATCCTCCAATCAACAGCAGAGTTGTATAGCAGATGGCAGTGTTAACCTTAGATGTTTAAGTTAATAATATTAATTGTGTAATAGTAATGCAAAGTAATGACAAAGATGAGATAAAATAGCTGAGagaaaatatgttttaaatgaATATCGATGATGTAAAGAACATGTGCGATTGAGTATGACTGCCGCGGTCTTCATCAAGCTGTCATTCTTCGGACCATGCTACTACTATTAGGCTAACTGGAAACATCAGCTAGGAAATCCAAACCACTAACTTCATATATTTATGGAAATCATAGTGAAACTTCAGCATCAAGCGAAGTAATGTTGGGCAGTCATGGGATTCAACCCGTCACAGTGGTATTTAACAACGCGAAAAACTGTTTCCTGCATTTGCCACCGAATTTGATCACAAAACTATCATTGCTTGAGGTAACGCTAACTGCTACAAACATCAAGTTGTCTTTTGTTTACTCAGTAAAACAATTCCTTTTCCTTGAATTAACACAAAGTAACACAAAGTATCAAACGATACACACAAGTCCACCTTATGTTATTGCACCATCTCATTACTCAAAGCAGAATCAGATCCTAGAGCTGTCCTGGGATGGCAGTCCCCCCGTCTTTATTAGCTGGACAAGGGGCAGACACACGACAGCACAAGACAATCCTGTCGAGCTAAGTCGTCAACTGGCGGAGAAACTTGGACTTAAAGAGGGAGAGCAGGTAACTTGGAACTTACTACCAAAGAGATTTCAACTTGCAGATTTGTGTGTCTGCAGAATAGTCTTACCCTGACACGTTACCCTTATTCCTCCATCATTTGGAAACTATGTTGGTCTTCTAGGGTTTTCTGCGACCTTGTCAAAATGTGCAGTCGGTGCATCAGGTGTTTGTGGAGCCGCTTTCCTCGGATGACTGGGAAATCCTGGTAGGTATACCGTTTCAGTGTGTCAGGTGTTCATGCGCCTCAGAAATCACAAGTATTGTGTTTCTGATTTTGAAAATGTCTTCTTAATAATACGTAGGCTATATATAGTTCCAATTTTGTTTTGTGAATGACTTTTTTTATGTAGGAGCTTCACAGCATGGCACTGGAACACCAGTTGCTTGATCAGATCCGAGTGGTGTATGAAGATGCTGTTTTTCCTGTGTGGGTGGACCAGCGAACGCTTATATACATCAAAATAGGTTTGTATATTGAGAGTTATTGTGTTATTGAGTTTGAATAATGTGcaccatgtactgtatgtgtgtcaagAATCTGGTTCTTGGAGACATGCTTGAAAGCTTCttattcttttttctttatCCTGCAGCCTCCTTGTCACCAAGTGTGCCTTATGGTCGACTGGAGCAGTTCACAGAGTTGATGGTCTCTCCCAAAATGAGGAGTGGACAACATGGAACCCCTATGGGGTCAGCACACCTGAACCCAAGCCATAGTCTCCACACACCTCATCAAACCTCTGATCAGTTCACCTCCACAGGCAGCATATCTCAAGAGTCTCCAGGTGACCAGCTGGATGTTAGCCAGAGCCACCTGAACCAGCAGCAGTGGGGTGGAATAGCAGATTTTAAAAGCCTGTTGAGATACGTGTTCACAgggggctgtgatgctaagGACGCTCTACCTGTTCCCACGATCCTCACTGTCTTCAGTGACTGTGTGTTGAGAGTGTGCAGAACTCCTCCTCGTTTTGCCAGTCACCTGGGTGCCATTTACGGTGAGGTCCACATGTTGCCGTTGGCCCAGCACGAGGTGCAGTACCTCAGCAGTAGACAGCCTGAAATAACGTATGGGAAACTCTCCAAAGTGGCCTCTCCAAAGGAAGCAAGAGAGAAGGCCAAGCAGGCCATGGAAAAGAGCAAGAGCGAAGTCAAATCCAGTGGGGATGCGGAGGATCAGGACACTGATTTGGTTCTGGTCAGGGTGAAGTGTCACCTTGGAGACCTTGATGACCAGGTGTCCTTTCAAAGGGGGGAGCTCCACAGTGGGAGGTTGTGGGTGAGTTGTGAGCACATTTCTTATCCCCCTAACTTGTAGAGGAAGACTGCAGTGACCATTTCCCTCTCAATCATGCACTTGAATATGCTTTATTCACTTCAGATTCCAAAGGCTTTGAGGAGCAGGTTGAAAATAGACCTCCATTCAGCTGTGCGATTGAGGCCTGTGAAGTCAACTCCAAGAGTGGCCTTGTCTGTCAGGTTGCAGCCAGTACAGGCAATGGTAATATTTTCTCCTATCACACAGATTTACTGTTAATGGTCATCATTGGTCATTTATGGTCATTTAATAAAAACATGGCATTTTCAAGGACTAATGTGGAATCAGAATAAGAAAGAAGTTTTATGTGCCGAAAAAGTAAAATAATTGACCTGTGACCCTTCCTTGTCACTGTAGTATTGGTAAATGTTTTCTTCTCCATGTTTATTCAGGTGTACAAGAATGTTGCGTCTTTTTTCACTCACTTGCATTTTATGCCCTTTTTGCAGCCCCAGActgtgggagaggaggaggtccGCACTGGCTTCCTGGAGTGGCTGCACTCCCAGAGCCACCAGCCGCTGGCCTGCCTGACCAGTCGCTCCAGCTTCATCCTCCTGCCAAACGGAGAAGGTGCGTCCTTCAGACTAGCACATTCTGCCTCCTCACAAAGTAAACAACATTAACAGGAAAATAACATTGAATGTGCCATATGATTTGACGTGAGAACAAATCATATATAATAGAGCTTTGTCTTACATATGACCTGATGCCTAACTTGTGTCTGTGGCTGCACTCCCAGAGCCAAGGCGGGGAAATTTGCAGTGTTACAGCAGCAAATAATGCAATAACAAGaagcttaaaaaaaaacaatataataaaatattttactgtGTTTCCTCAGGAAAGTCAGAGTTTGCCTTGGCTGTGTTGAAACCAGAGCCCTCTGAGAAGCATACAGATGAGCTTTTCCTATTAACAAGTTTACTTCAAAAGAAAGATATACAGGTATTACACTTCCTGGTACCTGGTTTTCCTCTGTAATCGCTACAGGTTGTAATTACATTTGTTAATGGTTGGGGTTCAGGTGCTTCATTTTAACAATACTTTGTAAAGTAATTGATTgataattatttaattaattggtaatAATCAACATTGATTGATGCTCTAATGTTCTCATCTAGGTCGTCCTAGAGCCAGTGAGTCCAGGCTCGTCTGATCCTGTGAAGGATTCAGAGGAAATTCATGAGGATTTCCCCTCCCTCAGTTGTCTTGGGTAAGAAAGAATATCACCACCATAGCCACAACTTTATTTTTAGGGACTGAAAATAACTATATTCACCCGCTGATAAAACAGGCAGCCCTTGGCACATTGAATGCAATGGTATACAAAGCTAAAATACAACCAATGAATCATCTCCCCTCTGGTAAAGGAATAGCACTGaatgccgagttacaaattctgaatctgccttgatgattattctactttgtcttttattacttttttactacttttgcctttgtttttttgcttactaattattctttatttttaaattattttaccttgtgttttatgttttctttctatttctttttattatgatctttaccttttaactattctttgactatattgcccttctatgcttttacttgttattattgtttggttttgtttatgtaaagcacattgaatgacctctgtgtatgaaatgtgctatataaataaacttgacttgaattGACTTGAATGCTTAACTCACTGATTGAATAGTGTTCACTCACGGTTGTCTTGCTGTGGTTGTCTCCTCCTGTCTTGAACAGGGCTGTGGCTGAGATGAGCGCGTTGGCGTTTGAGCACCTCTCGCACAGCCTGATGGGAGGCCTGCTGTCCCGGGAGCTGGTGGCCTCTGGGGTTGGGCTGCGGAGTGGAGCCCTGCTCATCACCGGAGCCAAGgtaacctttgacctctgacATCAGAGATTAGTGTTTTTCTTAGCATCAGCATTCACCACACTGAAAGGTAtttgttaaatatattttaAGAAATATATGACATGCCCATGTATGTGTCCATTTGGAGTTAAGTTGGAGTCCATTAGTCCATATGGAGTTGGAGTCCATTAGTGAAATCTTACtaaaaatgtttcatttttcaATCTACAGGGAAGTGGAAAGTCTTCTTTATCCAAAGCACTCTGCCGGAAAGCTGTAGATGACTTAGATGCTCACATTGAAGTAGTGGATTGTAAGATGTTGAAAGGTCAGGCATTTATTAATTTCTTCTGTGATTAATCTGTAATCTGTTCAACGGTTTTAACATGGGTGTTTGATCTATGACATCggatctataaaatgtattgtCTTTCTCCGTTCACTCAGGAAAGCGAGCTGAGACTGTTAGGCAAAGGCTGGAGGAGATTTTTGAGCAGGCAGTGTGGAGACAGCCCTCAGTGGTCCTCTTGGATGATCTAGACCTGCTGTCTGCGGCTGCTGCTTCTCCAGAGCACGAGCATGGCCCAGAGGCTTTGCTACATCTGCACATCGCCCAAAGTATGACTATATTTATTTAGAAAAACACAACATGTTTATATCAATTCTGACCCCTTGTATGAgaaagttattttattattagaaTCACTGGCAAATGGACATTCATTTTTTCAGACCTTGGACACTACAGGGATATTCACACTCATTATCATTACTGTACTTACACTCTACTCACTATTACTGCTGTTCTTGATCAAAGTGCTCTGTGTGCTGCAGCCAGGTCTGAATGAGAGAATGCCCAACTCTGTGTATTGTCTCACAGGTCTGAAAGATGTTGTGGATGATGTTATTGAGCGGGGCAGTCTGGTTGCCCTGGTTGTCACTGCCCAGAGTGAGGACTCCTTGCACCCATCCCTCAGAGAGGTGCAGGGCACCCACTTCTTCCAGAGCTTTGCCCACATCCAGAGCCCAGATCAGGTAACCCAAAAGACTACACTTCCCATAATTCAACATTAATTAAAATGGCATTCTAAAACCTGTAATATTGTCATGAATAGATTTATAGTACTAGCAAGTGTTTGGCTATGCTAACTATTTTATAGttgttttggataaaagctAATGCTATGTacctataaccataaccatatgaaACCTCCTTGCTTTCAGGCCCAGAGAGTGGAGATCTTGAGGTCTCTCATGCTCAGTAAGAGTAGCCTGTGTCCGGACTGCCTCGAGACGCTTGACCTTGAGGCTGTGGCCAAGCAGACGGAGGGCTATCTGCCAAGGGACCTGTCTCTGTTGCTGGAGAGGGCAGTGCATGCCAGCGTTGTCAACAACAAGGGCTACAGCAGTGCACTGGATAAACATGGAGGTGCTGAGTACTCTTCGAATAGACTGATTTTGCATAGCACAGCACTCTTCTCACTTTGTATAAGATTTATACCTAATATTTGTGAagcattacccccccccccccatattacTTCTGACTGTCCTGTTCCCTTGCCTGACATGATAGACCTGCGAGTGACCTGGCCAGACTTTGTGCACGCTCTAAGGGACTTCATTCCCCCTTCGCTGTGGAGTGCTCAGCTCCAGTCTCCTGGTGTGGCTGGCATGGAGAGCGTGGGGGGACTGAGTCAGGCACGCCAGATGCTGATGGACACCATCCTACTGCCCGCCAAGGTAGGAGAAGTCCGCACGACCGAGTGGGCTATCAAAACCGCTTGCGTGATAACCTAgtgatgttttttaaaaaaagcaaCATTTTGTAAATTGTTTTCTAGAAGTGTTTTGTGGCAAGTCTGTTGTGGCAAGCTACACCAAAACACCAAAAACAACAATATAAGTTCTAGATCAGCTTAAATGGAGAATGTAATTTGTTGTGGATAATGTGTACGTTGTAGTTGaaaacatcacaaacacacacccttctgATTTAGACTCACCTAAGGTCTCATCATCTTTCTGCAgtttctcacctctctctctctttttctctctctctctctctctctttctctgtctatctatgTCTCCAGTACCCAATCCTGTTCTCCAAGCTGCCAATCCGCCAGCGCACAGGGCTGCTTCTGTATGGAGCGCCAGGCACAGGCAAGACCCTTTTGGCTGGAGCCGTGGCCAAAGAGAGTGGCATGAACTTCATTAGCATTAAGGTAACTCACTGGGCTTCAGAGCAGAACCTGCCACGGTTCACACTAGAGCAATTACTGAAGTAAAAGTTGTGGACTTCCTTGGATACGTTGTTATGGTATTCTTTTGGGACAGACATTTGTCggtcttcagagtgctgcagaatgttccattcacatgaatgggccttcccaaagTTTGGAGGTCCCTTAAATCTGTATAATGACCACTGCACGTATACTGTAAAATGACGGCTGTCAATAGCAACGAGTTTTGTGATTCTGATTCACGTCTTTCACATCATTCCGCAAGTATCATcttttcagtaaatattttacCATCGTCAGgttaaagcattttcattgtcaGTAACTAGAAACCTCAACTTAAGAGTAAAACAAGATACATCAAAGTAGCTTTTACACCACGGTGCTTTAAAGAGTAAAAGCAGAAACCTGTATGATAGTCAGAATATATTTCTTTGAGTTTGTATTCATAAAAGTGGCTGTTATGAACCTCATCAGCATTTACAGTAAAGCGCACCTGGCTTCACCACTCAGACCATTTCTGTGGCTTTTTCTCATCTGCTGCACTGCAGGGGGGAAGGCAGTCGCCAATAAAGGCGAGATAGAATAGCCATGATGTATGGATTCATTTGCCACCTGGCACCGTTAATATCAACAAAATGTAATTGCGTCTGGGTGGGAGAGTTTATGATAATTCTATGGCGCACAAAGCTATAATCTGCTCAAGGTGTTTTTATGAactaactctctttctctccctctctctctttcgttctctctccccctctgatTTGGGCAGGGTCCTGAACTTCTCAGTAAGTACATAGGAGCAAGCGAGCAGGCCGTCCGGGATGTGTTTCAAAGGTCAGTCTGCTCTTTTATGGACTGAGAGCTTGCTCTCTGCCCTGTCCTTGACTGCGAGACTCTGTGTGATTTAGATACTCGGTCCCTTCACTTGTTTATTTCTGCCTTAAtggccgttcacaccaagaatgtTAACTTTAATGATAATGGCAAAAAGGTATTGATCTAGCTCATTTAAATGGCAACGTCCACACAAACTGTAACAATAACGACATAAAGAACGATATAATCACGGCCACTTTTATGGtcgtggttatggttatggtatttagcagacgcttttgtgcaAAGCGAtacaaataacaataatacaaagttaaatttaatagtaaacaatttaaaaagttggtaagactacattgaGGAGAATATCAACAATAATAAGCAACAATGTCAAtaataaactaagtgcatgttgaacagatatgcctttagtttagacccctcttgaaaggcCCAAAACTACTgtatcacaggaacggagagcactgggcaactcattccaccaacaaggaaccaCTGAGTTAAAGGATCTTGAATCTGACTTTTAGTTATCGTTATAATTATCTGTAACTGTAGACTTTGAAACTTTGAGTAAGTTTTAAAAGATGAGTAACGTTACAGTGTAATCTTATCAGTGGAGATACTGTATGGTACGAGAGCCCATGACTGTGGTATCCCCTTGGCCATGTGTGAGGTTTGGGTTGtgtgagagcagaggaggagggaggagtcaGACCCTGATGGCTGATCGCACAACGTTGTCCTTGCCTTTTACAGAGCCCAGGCCGCCAAGCCATGCATCCTCTTCTTCGACGAGTTTGACTCGCTGGCCCCCCGCCGAGGCCATGACAGCACGGGGGTCACCGACCGCGTGGTCAACCAGCTGCTCACACAGCTGGACGGAGTGGAGGGTCTGGAGGGTATGGATGACTACGCATACGTGTTTACACACATACCCGTCATATTGTTTAcatacacaggcatacacacatattgtatgttgcacacacaagcatgtactTATCCACAAAGAATCTATGCTTTTAAATAGCTGACGTTAATGAGTGTAGGGATTAACGTTTGATGTGTAGGAGTTTTCAAGAGAGTAATCTAAGACCACACCAGCTAGTACAGTATAACATACAGTGGGGTGGTCATAAAGTATACTCTAAAGTGAATTATGAACATACTCGTTGCTATACTTTTTGTAAGCTGTTAGTGTAAGGGCTCTTTACAAATTTAAGTGGACTGAGAgattttcaatttaatttttttttttaatggcgtCTCAAGGCAATTTGCAGAGCCTAACTGGAACTTGGATCACCATATTCCTTTAGTGTATATCCTCCATAATCCTGATCCTCATATTCTAATATAAAACTGCTTGTGCCACTTACAACCTGTGTTCTGACTGCAGGTGTGTACGTGTTGGCTGCCACCAGTCGTCCTGACCTGATTGACCCAGCCCTGCTAAGACCAGGGCGCTTAGATAAATCCCTATACTGTCCTCCACCGGACCAGGTCAGTGTCCACCAAGCACAAACTAATGcaggtttatttgtttattttgtatgaTAGATCAGACAAAGTGGTTGAGGTTACGGTCACCTGCTGCAATTCTTGTGTTCCTCATTACATAACCTTTTGTATGGTTGCTATAACCATATTTATTCTACAAGTCTTCTATACGTCAAAGCTTGCTTATAAAGTTGTGATTGAAAGACctctgtgtggtggtggtgttggttcCAGGAGGCCCGTTTGGAGATCCTCCGGGCTCTGACGCGAGCGCTGCCGATGGCCGCGGACACGGACCTGGAGGAACTGGCGGCAGCGACGGACTTGTTCACGGGGGCTGACCTGAAGGCTCTTCTGTACAATGCCCAACTGGAGGCCATCCATTCCAGTCCTGGGGCCAGCCTACTGCATGTGAGCCCCCAGAACTGGGTATAACACACTGtctagatagatggatggatggatgtatgAATGGACaaattgatggatggatggatggatggatggatggacggaCCGACGGATAGATGGAT
This genomic interval carries:
- the pex1 gene encoding peroxisome biogenesis factor 1 isoform X3 gives rise to the protein MLGSHGIQPVTVVFNNAKNCFLHLPPNLITKLSLLEQNQILELSWDGSPPVFISWTRGRHTTAQDNPVELSRQLAEKLGLKEGEQGFLRPCQNVQSVHQVFVEPLSSDDWEILELHSMALEHQLLDQIRVVYEDAVFPVWVDQRTLIYIKIASLSPSVPYGRLEQFTELMVSPKMRSGQHGTPMGSAHLNPSHSLHTPHQTSDQFTSTGSISQESPGDQLDVSQSHLNQQQWGGIADFKSLLRYVFTGGCDAKDALPVPTILTVFSDCVLRVCRTPPRFASHLGAIYGEVHMLPLAQHEVQYLSSRQPEITYGKLSKVASPKEAREKAKQAMEKSKSEVKSSGDAEDQDTDLVLVRVKCHLGDLDDQVSFQRGELHSGRLWIPKALRSRLKIDLHSAVRLRPVKSTPRVALSVRLQPVQAMPQTVGEEEVRTGFLEWLHSQSHQPLACLTSRSSFILLPNGEGKSEFALAVLKPEPSEKHTDELFLLTSLLQKKDIQVVLEPVSPGSSDPVKDSEEIHEDFPSLSCLGAVAEMSALAFEHLSHSLMGGLLSRELVASGVGLRSGALLITGAKGSGKSSLSKALCRKAVDDLDAHIEVVDCKMLKGKRAETVRQRLEEIFEQAVWRQPSVVLLDDLDLLSAAAASPEHEHGPEALLHLHIAQSLKDVVDDVIERGSLVALVVTAQSEDSLHPSLREVQGTHFFQSFAHIQSPDQAQRVEILRSLMLSKSSLCPDCLETLDLEAVAKQTEGYLPRDLSLLLERAVHASVVNNKGYSSALDKHGDLRVTWPDFVHALRDFIPPSLWSAQLQSPGVAGMESVGGLSQARQMLMDTILLPAKYPILFSKLPIRQRTGLLLYGAPGTGKTLLAGAVAKESGMNFISIKGPELLSKYIGASEQAVRDVFQRAQAAKPCILFFDEFDSLAPRRGHDSTGVTDRVVNQLLTQLDGVEGLEGVYVLAATSRPDLIDPALLRPGRLDKSLYCPPPDQEARLEILRALTRALPMAADTDLEELAAATDLFTGADLKALLYNAQLEAIHSSPGASLLHELGSGSDSDGSLSSMIFLNHSSGSDDSAGEGDGVLDPPVVLLDPSGDMPPEVPRPNMWRLYFGSSYESELDNPSPPDLNSLGPSGPNSTGPDLTGASVRETGPSPAPAFMASVQQGFQELNPEQVERLRADVCTLKRNYRRTPEDSPLAQAAGGPSKLSLLLCQAHLTTALTGTRPSISREEWRRYTEMYESFGASRQSATAFKPGQRVTLA
- the pex1 gene encoding peroxisome biogenesis factor 1 isoform X2, encoding MLGSHGIQPVTVVFNNAKNCFLHLPPNLITKLSLLENQILELSWDGSPPVFISWTRGRHTTAQDNPVELSRQLAEKLGLKEGEQGFLRPCQNVQSVHQVFVEPLSSDDWEILELHSMALEHQLLDQIRVVYEDAVFPVWVDQRTLIYIKIASLSPSVPYGRLEQFTELMVSPKMRSGQHGTPMGSAHLNPSHSLHTPHQTSDQFTSTGSISQESPGDQLDVSQSHLNQQQWGGIADFKSLLRYVFTGGCDAKDALPVPTILTVFSDCVLRVCRTPPRFASHLGAIYGEVHMLPLAQHEVQYLSSRQPEITYGKLSKVASPKEAREKAKQAMEKSKSEVKSSGDAEDQDTDLVLVRVKCHLGDLDDQVSFQRGELHSGRLWIPKALRSRLKIDLHSAVRLRPVKSTPRVALSVRLQPVQAMPQTVGEEEVRTGFLEWLHSQSHQPLACLTSRSSFILLPNGEGKSEFALAVLKPEPSEKHTDELFLLTSLLQKKDIQVVLEPVSPGSSDPVKDSEEIHEDFPSLSCLGAVAEMSALAFEHLSHSLMGGLLSRELVASGVGLRSGALLITGAKGSGKSSLSKALCRKAVDDLDAHIEVVDCKMLKGKRAETVRQRLEEIFEQAVWRQPSVVLLDDLDLLSAAAASPEHEHGPEALLHLHIAQSLKDVVDDVIERGSLVALVVTAQSEDSLHPSLREVQGTHFFQSFAHIQSPDQAQRVEILRSLMLSKSSLCPDCLETLDLEAVAKQTEGYLPRDLSLLLERAVHASVVNNKGYSSALDKHGDLRVTWPDFVHALRDFIPPSLWSAQLQSPGVAGMESVGGLSQARQMLMDTILLPAKYPILFSKLPIRQRTGLLLYGAPGTGKTLLAGAVAKESGMNFISIKGPELLSKYIGASEQAVRDVFQRAQAAKPCILFFDEFDSLAPRRGHDSTGVTDRVVNQLLTQLDGVEGLEGVYVLAATSRPDLIDPALLRPGRLDKSLYCPPPDQEARLEILRALTRALPMAADTDLEELAAATDLFTGADLKALLYNAQLEAIHSSPGASLLHVSPQNWELGSGSDSDGSLSSMIFLNHSSGSDDSAGEGDGVLDPPVVLLDPSGDMPPEVPRPNMWRLYFGSSYESELDNPSPPDLNSLGPSGPNSTGPDLTGASVRETGPSPAPAFMASVQQGFQELNPEQVERLRADVCTLKRNYRRTPEDSPLAQAAGGPSKLSLLLCQAHLTTALTGTRPSISREEWRRYTEMYESFGASRQSATAFKPGQRVTLA